The Cydia strobilella chromosome 5, ilCydStro3.1, whole genome shotgun sequence region caagctcgagttttgatgatgggatcgatgaggaatcgaggaaactcctcaaatgtgaaaggcatacatatagcgatttttgtatttttatcaacaaatccagcatttccattttaaaaagtgacatttgatgaagtggaactgctgatgatgatcagaatggaactctttaatgacgcatagtttacgtttggcgatttgtccacttctttttttttactatttatttatttggggcattaacagcaatacaaaaattaatacaaatcatagtgaacagaaaacatagccaataacagatgtccacaaaagtacaattaacatgcaataactaagaggaaacacaaaaaaaaagaagggagtaaaaaagcattctatacaaactagatatggcttgcataacatgtgtacgtgtgtgttttgagtgattgtgtgtgcgtgttcgtgtgtgtgtgtatgtaactgtgactgagtgtgtaatggaagacggaaagattaaggtgtgtaattatttaccatagagtaacttatactagagcggtactgtcaaagtaaattttgtaaccccagtaaattcactgccatctgtcgacacactttaaaactaaaaataaatatttataaaagtacgataaaatgtatttaaatatggataaatgattttttttatttgcattaattatttttatatgattttgacccatgttctttcactggtatgcgttaaaattataaataacaaacgaaacagtcaacgccctctatacgagtgtaggccgaaactagtggcgccatctgatcgagaatcaaattttcgtgattttcgaggcacgttttttccttagactgtatccatctattacggagttatatctatctttgttatttacctagttagatttcgtcaattgtcgttatttttagatttcagtagcagtgactgaactcgtttttttaaagttggttTTGTGCAGTCGAACAAGTCGATactactaaattgtttattataaagttttagAATACGATTTATGGGCGAATTTTGAGCATAGTTGGTATGAACTCTGGGTAGACTAAACAGGCAGCGCTCGGAATTACGAGTTCTAATAGATGGCACTGAGAAATTGAtctctttatgtttgttaagcaacttaagtttttaagacatatttttgtcaagctcgagttctgatgatgagacccacgaggaaccgagggaactcctcaaatgtgaaaggcatacatatagtgatttttgtattttcatcaacaaatccagcatttacatttaaaaaagtgacatttgatgaagtggaactgctgatgatgatcagaatggaactcttcaatgacacatagttcacgtttggcgatttgttctcttccttatggacccaaacccaaacttggacccggacccgggtctgaacatggaccccaactcggacccggacccggaccgaactctgatccaaacctggacccggacagccggacacggacccggactcggatccggacccagacccggacccggaaatgctactagataagtgggttaggtgggtgggtagcttttgaactgcgattctcacagaacagaactgcttgcagaaaagtaggttaggttaggttagagctttGACCCTTACAgtaacgaaatgctaccagaaaagtaggttaggttaggttagaactgcgacccttacaaaaacgaaatgctactagaaaagtgggtcggtttacctccttttctacataattaggcaaaagatgctgtctttttcatttcattgtctggaatctaagaatgctttcagcggcatcccccattgaagtcggtttttttttcttaaaaattatgatatATTCATCTCCTAACTATATAGtccaaaccaaagatagatataactccgttatagatggatacagtctaaggaaaaaacgtgcctcgaaaatcacgaaaatttgattctcgatcagagggcgccactagttttggcctactctcgtatagagggcgttgacggtttcgtttgttatttataattttaacgcatataattgaaagaacatgggtcaaaatcatataaaaattattaatgcaaataaaaaaatcatttatccatatttaaatacattttaacgttattttataaatcttcatttttagttttaaagtatgtcgatagatggcagtgaatttacggcggttacaaaatttactatgacagtaccactatcttattatatcctctttggtccaaacaaagctacgaagtcaaaaattgtgttcctggcatttccctctatacaccttcttattgcttggcctattacAAGTTGTTAGTAGTTATTagctttttttatgatataagagCAGGCAatcgagcagacgaatcgcctgatggtaagcgattaccgccgcccatggacacccgcaacacgaGAGGGGTTATAAGTGTACTGCCGGCATTTAATGCTAGGAGTACTCTCTTTTCGTCTTTTACTTTTGTAGGTATAGTTATGTTGTACCTTACCCTGTATTTTGGAAACATTGCCAGAAATCGGACGGATGAGTTTTtcaaaacttatgtacgaaataacaTTTGCTATGTACCAGGTGCTATTCGGTGAAAAAAAATATCCGAAACCGGACTCATCCCAATAAGCCCTAGTTtatcctctgggttggaaggtcagatggcggtcgctttcgtaaaaactattactgcctacgccaattcttgggattagtggCCAAGCGGAGCCcagactcccatgagccgtggcaaaatgccgggataacgcgaggaacaTGATGATGCCTGTACTATCTAATCTTTCAATACAAGTCCCAGGACGATTTCACAAAGTTACATTACGGGACACTAATAAGGGATAAGATATTATAAGGCACTTATAAATATTCACTTACCATTGTTTCAGGATTTCAGGTATTTCGCTTGTGAAATATTATGACAAACAATATCAGTCAACGGACTTCACTGTGTGCACTGGACTTTATCTGTGTtcgatttaaaaatatttataaaaaaaaatttaaaaaaatcgaacgTCCGTTTCCCGCGAAAAGGCAGCGGTGTCGAAACTGGCGCATGCGCGACGAAGCTGCGTGAAACGTCTTCTGGCTGCAATCGCGATTCGCGCGCGCGACCGACCGGCCCGCTGCAACCGCTCACCGTCACCGATCATTCTTTCTCTCGAGTTGAGAGAATGAAGCGCACGTGATGCGCATTATATTATGAGAGCACCGGCCTGGCCGTGGGAGTCGTGGCCGTGGAACGGTAGGACTAGGACATACGAgtaatgcattttatttacttacttagcgTTGAAATTTGCTCGACTCGGGCGATTCGCTGTATGTATACTTATTTTGATGTCAAGTCAAGTGTAGTGACTACCCCcccttttaggggttgaattagcATATAACCTGGCCGGAGATTTactcgacagattagtaaagtttgcatcaaaatccgttcagccgttttcacgtgatgcgcggtcaaataaacagacaatcagacaaaaattctaaaaactgttggaacgtgttctgttatcgattctaagtatccccagccaatttcttttcgaatattttccatgtacagactttcgaccctcttccgctttattatatgtatagataatgTTTTTGAACTTGAATTCGCAGGCTATGTGAGTGCGGTAAGCATATATGCACTTTGGTCTCGACAAAATTTTCGcggtttttttagatttttgacaAAGTAGCGTTCGATGCTCGAGgtcacaaacttggattattcattgagccaacatcataaacaagtttacaaaaaaccagaactaccggatttgacgcaagcGAACCCCGTTACAGaaggcgacaaagttactggattacaTTAGTCAtaactatagtctgtcaaacaactttttcagtagaaaaaggcgcgaaattcaaatattctacgggacgataaccctttgcgcctacattttttaaatttgcctctTTCTTCTACTGACAGAAATGGCTTCACGGACTATACCTTACAATGGACAAAGGATAGGTGGGTAAGAGAAACACGACAACAAGCGGTCTTCTCTTCCTCATACCTTCTGTTTCTCTTGCCCGATCTGACCTTACAGTATATTACTAAGTATTGCTTGGGCTGTAGGTACATGTACAGTAGGTATTAGTTGTACGTTCTTACGATACTACGTCAATATGTTACGAAATCACGTGATGAAGGGCTTGGTGCGGATATCCCACTCGTCCAATACTCGGTAAAAGTACCTGTTTCCGCGATAGTTGTTTTGACCTATGTAAGCTTTCACTCGCTCAGGGTTAAAttattaagggccctccacactcatgcacgAATCACGGCaagaagccgcgaacgcgagtgtggagtccagTTCgccaatcagcgaaatcgactccacactcacgttcagggtttcgcgccgcgtagtctgggtctggagcgagctttaggTTTTCAACTTTTATAAATGCGACTGATCACGACAGCGCTTtctgtaataattaaaataaattatgtatttaaagCTGTAAACGGTGAATGTGACCTTGAAACTCATTTTGGGCTCCAGTGATTTTGTATAACCGTTAGGCATGTATGCTTATTCAGTGACAACAATTTATGGGTTTGAAGCCCgataagtaccgtaaaatggggtgagtaggcgcaaaactgacattcaaacctcgataacattttatttttacatatgcaaactgaatggtgtatataataagtgttccggacgtttgtattttagtttttattttatttagggtaGTTCTATTTCacttccatttcataactttgacgatataCAGGAAattccacctcaccccgtagtccctcgtaattggggtgagatgggttttcatacaaaggtgattttggaagattgttggatcgttttttttattatgagtattactatagccaAACCTAAACCTACACACATAACCTACATAATGAGTAATTAATGCCTACTAAGGAACTTATCAATAATTGCATGACAGAATAGGGAGATATCACTCTCTATTCCATgactgccatttcatgtgatcttgaataaaaatgttctatgtctATATTGAAATGTACTGCGACTTTTTACGAAGCACCTTTTTTGTgaattaacttatttttatttctatgtgaTTGTACATTTCATATTTgcgagaaataaaaggctttttatttttattttttttatttattatttgggaCTATGATAAGTTTAAGATAAGATAGAAAGTTTATGATGTTTTGCTGGGACTTGTAATTTTTCAAGATGAGTAGTAAGGTGGAAGCTAGTGTCAATTTTCAAACTGATCAAAGTATTCGCATCACCAAAGCATTCAGTAACTACAAAAAGTCTCCGAAGGAGCGTATTACCATCTCGTACGTTGAAACCAGACTTGAAAGCTTAGAGAAAATATGGGATCAGTTTACACGTATGCATATGCAGATACTGATGTTGCCAGAGCAATATGTGTTACAAGACACTGCATACATACAAGACGATGTGTATGATGCAGATGCAACCAACAACGAGTCATATATGGATTACAAGGGCGAGCTTACGCTTTGAGCAAGTTAAAGACAACACCCAGCAATGATACCTAGTCCCATATTGTCAACTACACCAATGTCAAAATCGAATCATGTGGAGCTCCCTAAGATCACGATTCCAACTTTTTCGGGAAAATACGAGGAGTGGACGGGATTCCGGGATTTGTTTATTTCATTGATCTACAAGAATCAGGATATCGATAACATCCAGAAGCTTAAACCCCAACCCAACCCAACCCAAGGGCGGCCATTTTTTACAATCTGACTACTAATTCATATTAAGGTACCTTTCGTATCCTCAAGGTGCGTCTACGCTAGGCGAGCCGAGCACGAGCAGAGCACGAGCCGAACACAATTCGTCTAATGTGGACCGACTTACAAGCCTCGAACGAGCGCGCTGCGAGCGTTTCGTTCGTGCTCGTTTGCGTTCCGCCGgttgtcggttttttgacgAACACAAAGGGATTTGCCTCGCGCTCGCAGTGCGCTCGTGGACGTGTTTAGTGACAGACGTCGGTCGCTCGAGCCGAGCATCATGGAAACGTGGACCGAAGATGCTTCTTTGCAATTAATTgaattatatcaaaataattcattGATATGGGACCCAAAACATGAGgattactataaaaaaataagaagatTGATGCATGGTCTCGTATATCCCAGATTGTTGTAGATCCCCATCGTCTTGGCCTTTTTCCTTTTTTGCTGACTACTGCTATAATAATCGCTGCAACAGCAGCGGCTGtcgcaatattattaatatcgtCCATATTCGTGCCGCGAGCACACTGCGGAAAACTACGTTCGAGGGAAGTAATCGTTGCAGGTTCGTCGTACGTCCACACTTGACGCCGCGAACGACGAAGCCGAGAACGGCTCCGCTCGTGCTTCGCTCGTGCTCGGTTCGCCTAGCGTAGACGCACCTTCAGATGTCAATCTTTATCATGATTAGAGCAAATGCCGTGCCGTTTATGAACTACAAGCAAAAAAGTGAAGAGCTAAAATTTTCCACAACTAATTCTACTGGCCTAGAAATGTATGAATGTATCAATAAAATATCTTGAATGtggatttgtgttttatttacgaCTTAATTTTATACACATGAAATAATTGACAGTTTATTTGtatatacattataatatttataatatataaaataacgcttATGTGCTAAGTTTTAATATTAAGTTGTACATACGAAACGAAAATTTGTAATTTCCTCAAAAAGGAGTTATTAAAAAGCTGcaagtaatatattttatttttatttttattttctttattggggaaaaaaacagatacaggccaataagatttacagacaaagttaaaacagtacatatagcctattgttgttgttgtattgtcttaggatgtagatcctaagacaattcccactaggaggtCCGACAGATACCTACAAagcaattataatatataattgctTTGTAGGTATTTTTACTACCTATAGgggtattaaataatttactagGCATAATGTAAGGCACATTAACCAAGCCAAGCACCTGCTACCTGCTACGAACAACGAGGGATAGAGAAAAGGATAGCGGCCATATAGCCTCTTGTAGAGGTACCGAGCGATTTTTTTGGACTCTCTCAATCAGGTAGGTATGTTTAACTTTGTTTGTGTTAAACATAAAAATGTGTGCAATTAGAAGTACTATATATCTCACTGTTTTTAATACCCGCCACCCAATTCCCCCAATCTCCCCTACCcctatacacgaccttattgtcggTGTCTTAGAgtcgtgtaaatatatacacgaccttattgtcggTGTCTTAGAGTCGTGTAAATATaaacacgaccttattgtccGTGTCTTAGAgtcgtgtaaatatatacacgaccttattgtcggTGTCTTAGAGTCGTGTAAATATAAACACGACTTTATCGTCGGTGTCTTAGAgtcgtgtaaatatatacaCGACCTTATCGTCGGTGTCTTAGAgtcgtgtaaatatatacacgaccttattgtcggTGTCTTAGAgtcgtgtaaatatatacacgaccttattctCGGTGTCTTAGAgtcgtgtaaatatatacacgaccttattgtcggTGTCTTAGAgtcgtgtaaatatatacacgaccttattgtcggTGTCTTAGAgtcgtgtaaatatatacacgaccttattgtcggTGTCTTAGAGTCGTGTAAATATATACCAGACCTTATCGTCGGTGTCTTGAATCGTGTAAATATGTTTTTGAAACGTTGGTTTGTttagatgtttgtgaactcgaccatACCAATCAATAGGTGTATTACACcgttttaataaaagaaaaacttttatctgccgtatatatatatatataccttcatataaaactaaacattatGGGAATTCAGCCTTGTGGTTAATTGGACGGAATATTTTCCTAAATATAATCGAACAAACTGATTTGTCACCCACCATAGAACCTTTTCACAGTATCatattaattttacttaaatcAATGTAACGCCAATGACGTAGTAAATGTGAATAGGTTTCACATTGGCTCCGGAATCAAGTTGTTCGATAACAATAATAACTACTTAAAACTACAATGTTTGGAATAAAGAAAAACGACCTAAATTTAGCTATGCCCATTCAAGGCTGTGCCCTAGTCGCTTGCAATTGTAACATTAGAATAAATTATAAGCTCTAGTCGCCCACGAACCGAAATATTCCAAGACAAAagcaattttgattttaaaaaataaagattcaaaatacaATGGAACGGGAGGCCTTTTTATAGGTCCTTGGACGGCTAgagattaaaaatatttctaaaaaaaccggccgtgCGAGTTGgatggactcgcccaccgagggttccgcactttttagtactacttgttgttatagcggcaaaagaaatacatcatctttgaaaatttcatttgtctagctaccacggttcatgagaaatagcctggtgacagacagacggacagacagactgtcccgtttttactactttttaccctttgagtacggaaccataaaaaggaGTGAAAATAACACCACTGGTCATTCCCTGCAGGTAGAATTACGaaaaaaatgtgccattttcaaccaaaagggtacttattgtcgcttgtcagtaaggcgctatttccatatagcttcaattagaaatcaaccttatcaacaagagacaatgtggtaccttttggttgaaaacgtcacaaataaagcAGTCTGTGTCATTAGGGCTTACTTTCTACTTTCCAAATACATTTAAATCTGTTCAGAATTCAATATAACCCTGAAAGCTAACACACTCACTTTTGTGTTCAGTATGGATTTTTTAAAACCTTTAACTTATACATACAGAGATTCCTGATGCACGTTTGAATATACAGGTTGTCAAGCGACAgatttccaatttaaaatgccCAGAGGTTATCCATTGCGGTTCAGCGTGGTAATGCGGCGAGCGttttgggcacctttgcgccggggATGACGCGGGGTGGGATTTTTGACTGACTGTTGCTTACtgctttgtgttttgttttgtatttgtgtgtttttttgtttttttttttttatattaagatatattaggtattgttaatgaaattgtatgtagattttttttagattttaggtatttattaatatttgtataatttttgacattgtatttCTGTATTGTGTTTTAATGTAATCGTAAAATAATGTTCTTTGTTCTTTTTTTGAAGTATAATTCTtagtaatttaaaatgaaactttttacatttaaaactttcgcgttttgaacacatattaaatcacatttaaaatcgggtctatcgcgaatttattttgttacctttatttaccgacgtttcgacacaggtttcactggtcgtggtcgctgctaactgacgtcccagcaaaatgtcaaaacagagatttgtgtgactacccgacgaaaagtttGGGGTacagacatcacattttcaaaccacccactacacataaatgtcatcggtaaataaaggtaacaaaataaattcgcgatagacccgattttaaatgtgggTTAGAATGAAACTGTTTTTCGTAGCGAAGTGCGAGGGAAACGCGGGAGTGTTGCGGATTGATTAGTAACAATAACAATGGATCGCCGACCAGCAGAGCGGCGAGCATAGTAATATGCTGCTGATGCGTATCTTACCAAGAGATTTACACTCAGTACCGCAAGGCGTAAGTTTTGCATTCACCGAGTTTTGGTCGAAGGGTGTCAAGTTTGGGCTCCCTGACCTGACACAGCGGGGCCCGGGGTTGCAAAATGCATCGCAGCCACAGATAATGATTTAGTATTTAAgatatattgtataatatgtatgtatgctagttttaaggcaTTTATCTGTGCCAATAGCTGCCTgaaaataatgatttttaatttcattaatttcggAATATGCGGAAACGGTCAGAGAACGTCGAAATTTagaaaatgtaataaattaaatccgcgatcattttcttttcataataataaatagttttggTTTAAGGGTCACGCTCAGGTGGGTACAACAAAGTTTATTTTGCCCAGGGCAAGAGAAACCGTATTAAGGActacgtaagtatttttaaatgaattatAATTATGCATTAGTtccatttttttagggttccgtagccaaagggtaaaaacgggaccctattactaagactccgctgtttgtctgtctgtcaccaggctgtatctcatcaatcttgatagttagacagctgaaattttcgcagatgtatttctgttgccgctataacaacaaatactaaaaacagaataaaataaatatttaagtgggtctcccatacaacattttttgccgtttttgagcgtaatggccgtactcgtgcgcgagtccgactcgcacttggccggtttagtattatcatttattattttccttaCAAATGTTTCTCTTGTCTCATAGTTCCTCTTACCACACCTAACCTCATATCAtatataacagttttttttaaacatattttaaagtcGGAAATTGTCGCTGGACAGTCTGTATCATAACATgaacaaatgtgccattttcaattaaaagggtacttattgtcgcctgtcggtaaggcgctatttccatacagcttcaattagaaatcaaccttatcgacaaccgacaatgtggtaccttttggttgaaaacgtcacaaatgtaattattattgtaGTCCGGTTAACAATAGCGCGGCACTGAATAGGATCGTGAATGCCATTGAGACCGACTTCACTGACGCACCGTTACACCTGTGGTCCAGGAAACAGAAACACCATGTTGTCTCGTCGTACCAGTCCCTGAAACGTAAAACAATaatgaatttaaactatcgtgagacatattaacttaacccgtcgtgaccgctactcactcaggcactgttagtgcttgaaaatggagacctaggctattcgaaacatgtcgcgcgagtgactaaaaatacgtgagtgaaaccgctaagttagttaagaaaacatttattgccacacaaaaaaaaaccggccaagtgcgagttggactcgcgttccaagggttccgtacattacacagtttttaaaaatgcatttttttatgtgaaacgtaggggtcggatcaaaaactaagtaattaagtcggactcacgcttgaatgcacatttctaataggttttcctattatgtgaattttttcaaaattttagacccagtagtttcggagataaagggcggGAACGGTCATTTTTTGGCTTTTTTCTTAaacaacttctaaactatttattttagaattacaaaaaaataatatttttgagattctgaaaataagctctttcatttgtaacaggatatagtttgaaaaacattatttgtaattttctcataaaccccccaaaagtggcccccatgtttaaaattctttttttttcacatcaaGGTGCTTTGCAagcaatacaaataaattgacaaaaatacaattacaaaaatCAATTCTATGACATGTTAGATTTACAGATGAATACAGTCTCTAAATGTCcaaccacaaaaaaaaactataatttaagATAACAAACAACctgacaaatactaaaaaatctaaattctTTGGACATCTAAGTCTGCAAGTGTCAGAAACTcagaactaaaataaaaaaatcttatattatcaattaatttatattgtatgtataagaaaatatggtgtcaattcttaggattaggtTGCCGAGTGGACCTCAGGCTCCCCAAGTTTATACTAAAAAGTTAAGTTTATAAATGATttctggcatcaacggaaagcttcTTCAactaggaaagacccgactgagcatggttaccagtgtcataacaggtcatggactatttaacaaacatctttttataacaggtgtcacagacagccCCCTATGCataggatgcatggagacagaagaaacagcctctcacgttgtgctggaatgcagcggagtggccccatacagggcaaaacatctcggatccccgaggtCCTACCCAACATCAAAAGTTTGATAGGATTCCTCGAGGAGTTGGGCTGGTAGgactagcccccccccccccccctctagtcacgcaaaataggcgcctgtcgtcgagttgcggaaaatcgcccgaactacaatactaATGATTTCTCACCGTTTGACATCGAGTTCTTTGACAGTATTGTTGACATAGTTGGCCAAGTTGACATCCTTGGCCGCCGGCCGGCACCCCTCGTAAGTGTCCGCTGGGATGTCCATCCTGAACGCCCTGAAGTTGCTCAGGCAGTCCCTAGTTATAACTTCCTGggctacaaatacaaaaataggaATGATTTAATCAGCTTTTACAAAATAATGGGCAGATCCAGgagatatatttttgtttgttataatGGTAATGATAGTGATGACAAAAACACACAATAGGAAATAGGTGGCAAAACATTCTATTTCATAACAATCTctcaaatataaaattttaatatcattttatGAGCTACCAAGACTTACCCGTTGGCAGTGAAAATTACCACCTCCTATCTATGCTAGTATGTTTGCTACTCaggggtgtttttttttataggacattattacacagattgactaagtcccacggaaAGCCCAAGGAggtttgtgttatgggtactcagacaacaatatatataatatatatataataggccttttcatctgtgccagacgttttaagcagcatcccggtaacgacacttgcgttcgtggctgtgtagccctatgcgggagaggatccctcgtccacacacgcggcaggtgtatgctcccccaggtgggcgggggttggaggcctgctcgtggcctaatatatatatacttaaatacatagaaaccacccatgactcaggaacaaatatccgtgctcatcacacaaataaatgcccttaccgggattcaaacccaggaccatcggcttcacaggtcactacccactaggctagaCTGGTCGTCAAAGGcgtccattacgcaaaaaaacagcaaaaaatcatgtttcttgtatgggagccccacttaaatatttattttattctgtttttagtaattgttactacagcggcaacagaaatacgtgaaaatttcaactgtttactgctagctatcactgtttatgagatacagcctagtgacagacggacagacagacagacagcggagtcttagtaatagggtaccctttgggtacggaaccctaaaaatggactgACTAGCTAGGTACTTAATTAACTAGAATCAGAAATacaaaagctttttaatacttttaatactACTTAACTTACATCCTTTTCTCTCAATAAGTTTGACGCAAATATCATCATTATCCAGGCACGGCTGACCGAGGTATCCA contains the following coding sequences:
- the LOC134741634 gene encoding uncharacterized protein LOC134741634 yields the protein MKYFLILLVLVSTLNKCLAIWCYQCTGATPGCSEPFNWRGIGYLGQPCLDNDDICVKLIERKGSQEVITRDCLSNFRAFRMDIPADTYEGCRPAAKDVNLANYVNNTVKELDVKRDWYDETTWCFCFLDHRCNGASVKSVSMAFTILFSAALLLTGLQ